One region of Theileria equi strain WA chromosome 4 map unlocalized gcontig_1105316255039, whole genome shotgun sequence genomic DNA includes:
- a CDS encoding conserved hypothetical protein (encoded by transcript BEWA_053380A) translates to MLRLARFVRAFSTTIEGSRTVPELVNAIKSLGSLSAEHVSRLETRSMELLSDNAKEASMLLLTLKAFNCDLTPMLSRMDDSLLGSSDGDVLFRALVECGQVPNVALLDKFRQANNGREIANLTCGYSKLVKSGAMIANAAIIDAAREKITGFGLCNFRNSELVDIASHLAIFQDEEIVALLKDICSVLRDACLETMPLPSLVEFVQSVYICPIATEILEARLEEFFKVNGMYYDDKKAIMDPKTSVGIVFIYGKMRRHNLLILDKLMICVRRQINAFTLDQLTRIIISLSSTGYRNQAITRLIARVLHTHVDEDSILDPCLITNLYTGFSRFNHRDEKLYKLLATIVAKEEVLAEFKIQDLVAIIHAYSRLYIVDEHLFSTIEEVLIKSRDLNTHLATKLLNAFAKLDYCNAKTQNLILECINLGDLDTILELQKLRLSVAKLGLYFPELDEKLSGVTPEEGKLPRIVWRSCSSPRIRRFQHVRKRKWTW, encoded by the exons ATGCTGAGGCTGGCAAGGTTCGTTCGAGCCTTTTCAACGACAATTGAGGGGTCCAGGACCGTTCCAGAGCTTGTCAATGCGATCAAGAGTTTGGGATCACTGAGCGCTGAGCATGTGTCTAGGCTTGAAACGAGGTCGATGGAGCTCCTTTCCGACAATGCAAAGGAGGCGTCCATGCTCTTGCTCACGCTCAAGGCGTTTAATTGTGACTTGACCCCGATGCTATCCAGAATGGATGACTCTCTTTTGGGAAGCTCAGACGGAGATGTCCTATTTAGAGCGCTGGTAGAGTGTGGGCAAGTCCCAAATGTAGCGTTGCTAGACAAGTTCAGACAAGCTAATAACGGCAGagaaattgcaaatttgaCCTGTGGGTATTCCAAGCTTGTAAAGAGCGGTGCCATGATCGCAAATGCAGCTATTATAGACGCTGCCCGTGAGAAGATTACGGGGTTTGGCCTTTGCAATTTTCGCAACTCGGAACTCGTAGACATTGCAAGTCACTTGGCAATTTTTCAGGATGAGGAAATTGTTGCACTTTTAAAGGACATTTGCTCCGTTTTGAGGGATGCCTGTTTGGAGACAATGCCCCTGCCAAGTCTTGTCGAGTTTGTTCAGAGTGTCTATATTTGTCCAATTGCCACCGAGATCCTAGAGGCTAGACTAGAGGAGTTTTTCAAGGTCAACGGAATGTATTATGATGACAAAAAGGCCATCATGGACCCCAAAACAAGTGTGGGCATTGTGTTCATTTATGGCAAGATGCGCAGACACAATTTGCTGATTCTGGACAAGCTCATGATTTGCGTTAGAAGGCAAATTAATGCCTTTACCCTAGACCAGCTTACCAGAATTATCATTTCCCTTTCTAGTACGGGTTATAGAAACCAGGCCATTACGCGACTAATTGCCAGGGTACTGCATACACACGTCGATGAGGACTCGATTCTTGACCCATGTCTCATCACCAACCTATACACGGGCTTCAGCAGGTTCAATCACAGGGATGAAAAGTTGTACAAGCTTTTAGCTACCATTGTTGCCAAGGAGGAGGTGCTGGCGGAGTTCAAGATTCAGGACTTGGTTGCCATTATTCACGCATATTCCAGACTATACATTGTAGACGAGCACCTTTTTTCCACCATTGAAGAAGTTTTAATAAAGTCTAGGGACCTAAACACACACTTGGCCACCAAGCTCTTGAATGCTTTTGCCAAGCTTGATTACTGTAATGCCAAGACACAGAATTTAATCCtagaatgtataaatttagGCGACTTAGATACAATTTTGGAGCTACAG AAGCTGCGATTATCGGTGGCCAAGCTCGGACTTTATTTCCCGGAATTGGACGAAAAGTTGAGTGGAGTGACGCCGGAGGAAGGCAAGTTGCCAAGAATTGTCTGGAGGAGTTGTTCGAGCCCTCGAATACGGCGTTTTCAACATGTTCGGAAGCGAAAATGGACTTGGTGA